In Leptotrichia buccalis C-1013-b, the genomic window TGAAAGAAAAAAATGCCAGCATTAGCTGTACAGAATACACAAGAGTCAAAGAAAATGAAGAAAAAATCAATGATGTTATTATAAAGGAAGAAATTTCTTACAATGATATGTTAAAAAATAACTATTTAGGCTGTCTTACAGTTATATACGATGCTAAGAAAATTGGAAAAAGATATTTTAAGGAATTGGAGAAAAATGAAGATTATGTTCTTTGGCTAGAAATTGTAAAAGATGTTAACACAATTTATGGACTTAAGGAAAACTTGGCATATTATCGAGTGCTGGATAATTCACGTTCGAGCAATAAAGTTAAGACAGCAAAAGTGCGTTGGGAAATTTACCGAAAAATTGAAAAATTATCGCTCTTGAAATCACTTTATTATTTTTTACATTATGCAATAAGGGCAGTATTGAAAAATGGATAAAAATAATTCTTAGTTTTTAAAATTTAATAAAAAAAAAACAGTCGTAAATATAATAACAATAATTATATTTTATGGCTGTTCTTAATTTTTAATTTTTAATATCAAACTTCAAAAATCAAATAATTTATTATAATTTCACTTCAACTTCACTTTCCAAGCTATATTCCATTTTCAAAAAATGCTCCCATCCTTCCAATACTCTCTTATATTCTTCAAATTTACAGCTCCATATCGGATATTCCTCACAAATCCCAAAAATTGTATGTTCAAATTCAACTGTTTCCTTGTTAATCTTATGCTGAAAAGCCTGTCCGTCCCAAATAATTTCCTTTAATTCTGCAGTTTCAATTTTTTCCAGCTTTAATAAAAAATCATCAATTATTTCTTCATAAGGAAAGTCCTCCATAATCCCAGTTACCAAGTATTTTATATATTCGTTCTTGTTTTTTTTATTTTCAAATATTTCTTTTTGAGAAAATTCTATTTCTGAAAATGCAGTCAATCCAAAATCTTCATCATTATAATAACTAAATTTTATAATCATTTATGTTTTATATTTCCCTTCTTTAATATTTTATTCCAGATATTTTTATCGATTTTCATAAATAGGATAAGCCGTTATTCTAGGACTTTTATAACCACGAATCAAAACTCCGCTTTTACTGATACCTTGCCACATATTACTGTCTTTTCCTTTTACATCTTTTCTATTTTCCCAGGCAGAATTTATTTCATCAATAATTCTAGCTTCATCCCAATTTTCAGGAAACATAGTATTCACTCCGCCATTAGAAGTTTTTGCCTGCCAAGTTCCATCTTTTTTCTTCACTTCAATGCTTGCCCGATAAACACCATTTTTAGCTGGATTTCCAACTTTTTTCACAATTCTGACATCCCCACGCAAAAGTGAATGTCCGCCAGTAACTTTCCCGTGAGAATTCTCATCTCCACCAATTATATGGTCATAATCTATATTATATTTTCGATTTCCACTTTTTGAACCTGAATCTTTAGGCTGTTTTAAATTTTGCTTTTTTTGATTAGCTGATTTTGAATTATCACTTTTATTATTTTGTGCAATAACATTACTTTGTGTATTCAAACCACGATTTTTACTTAAATATATTTTCCCAAATCCAAGTACAATAATAATTAATACTAACAAAATTTTAGATATTTTATTTTTATTCATTGATAGATTCCTCCATACTTATTATAATAACTTCACTATTTTCAAGTTGTTTAATGCTTTTATTAAACATAGTCAAATTATTGTATTCTTTTTTACTTACCATGTACAAATTTTCATTTTTTACTATAGTTTGGCATCGTGTCTTAAAATTATTTCTAATATCCATTAACTTTACTAATAACATTTGACCACTCTTTTTCATACATTTTTCCGTATTTTAATTATAACAAATTTATATTTTAAAATCAATATTGTAAACTTCACGACAAGTGCATGAAGATTAGATTAAATTTTTAATACTCGCAAATATAGAAAAAACAGCTATTAAAAAAATTAACTAACTTATTTTTTGATAA contains:
- a CDS encoding glycosyltransferase family 2 protein; the encoded protein is MEKEKEIEKEKVSIIVPMYNAEKFIGKTIESVLAQTYQNWEMLIMNDVSTDNSLAIVSLYAKKDERIKIVNTEKNVGVVKGRNFLIDLASGKYIAFLDADDYWHNEKLEKQIKFMKEKNASISCTEYTRVKENEEKINDVIIKEEISYNDMLKNNYLGCLTVIYDAKKIGKRYFKELEKNEDYVLWLEIVKDVNTIYGLKENLAYYRVLDNSRSSNKVKTAKVRWEIYRKIEKLSLLKSLYYFLHYAIRAVLKNG
- a CDS encoding EndoU domain-containing protein, giving the protein MNKNKISKILLVLIIIVLGFGKIYLSKNRGLNTQSNVIAQNNKSDNSKSANQKKQNLKQPKDSGSKSGNRKYNIDYDHIIGGDENSHGKVTGGHSLLRGDVRIVKKVGNPAKNGVYRASIEVKKKDGTWQAKTSNGGVNTMFPENWDEARIIDEINSAWENRKDVKGKDSNMWQGISKSGVLIRGYKSPRITAYPIYENR